The DNA window GATCCGGTTGGCGTCCGCGTTGAGCTGCGCGTACGTGCGGCTGTGCCCGTCGATGGTGACGGCGATCGCGTCCGGGGTGGCGGCGGCGCGCTCCTCGATCGGACCGTGCAGCGTCTGGTCGCGGGGGAAGTCCGCCGCCGTGTCGTTCCAGCCGGCCAACAGCTCCCGCTCGCCCTCGGACAGCAGGGGCAGCCGGGAGACCGGCGTGTCCGGCGCGGCGACGACCGCGTCCAGCAGGGCGGTCCACCGCCGGGCCATCCGCTCGACGGTGGCGCGATCGAACAGGTCGGTGTTGAAGACCAGCTTGCCCCAGAGCCCGTCGACCGTCTCCACCGCGTGCAGCTCGAAGTCGAACCGGGTCGCCTTCAGCTCCATCGGGGTCCACTCGAAGGTGACCTCGTCGCTGCGGGACACGCCGCGGAACCGGCCCATCTCGTAGTTCTGCAGCACGAACATGGTCTGGAAGACCGGGGAGCGGCTGACGTCGCGGGCCAGCCCCAGCTCGTGCACCACCTTGGCGAACGGCACGTCGGCGTGCTCGAAGCCGTCGAGGACGCTGCGGCGGGTACGGGCCAGCAGCTCGGTGAAGGTCGGGTCGCCGGCCAGTTCGGCCCGCAGCGGCAGCATGTTGATGAACATGCCGACGACGTTCTCCAGCTCCGGCGCGGACCGGCCGGCCACCGAAGCGCCGACGGCGAAGTCGTCCTGGCCGGCGTGCCGTGCCAGCAGCACCTGGTACGCCGACAGCAGCGTCATGAACAGCGTGCCGCCGCTGTCGCGCGTCAACGCGTTGAGCGCCTCGGTGGCGGCCGGGTCGAGCTGGAACTCGACGAAGTCGCCCCGGTAGGTCTGGGTGGCCGGGCGGGGCCGGTCCAGCGGCAGCTCCAGCGGGGTGATGCCGGCGAGGCGCTGCTTCCAGTAGTCCACGTGCGCCCGGGCCTGCGGGCCGTCCAGCTCCCGCGCCTCCCAGGCGGCGAAGTCGCCGTACTGGATCGGCAGGGCCGGTGGCTCGCCACCCCGGTAGAGCGTGATCAGGTCGCGCAGCAGCACGTCCACCGACCAGCCGTCGCCGACGATGTGGTGCTGGCCGAGGAAGAGCACATGGTCCTCGACGCTCATCCGGATCAGCAGGGCCCGCAGCAGCGGCCCGCCGGCCAGGTCGAACGGCTCGGCCGCGGCGGCGTCGACCAGGGCCTGCGCGGCGGCCTCGTCGGCCGCCTCCACCACGGTCAGCGGGATGTCGGGCGTCTCGGCGATGACCACTGTCGGCCGGCCGTCGGCGTCCGCCGGGAAGCGGGTGCGCTGCGACTCGTGCCGGGCGCCGAGCGCGGCCAGGGCCGCGCGCAGCGTCTCGACGTCGAGCGGTCCGCGCACCCGTAGCGGCACCGCGATGTGGTACGCGGCCTCGCCGGGGGCGAGCTGGTCCATGAACCAGACCCGCTCCTGGGCGTAGGACAGCGGCACCTCGGCGCCCTCTGGCCGGGGGGTGATCCGGGCCGCCGGGGCGGACTGGCGGGCGCGCAACCGCTTGGCGATCAGCGCCTGCCGGGCCGCCTCGCGGGCCGGATCCTTCAGGTCGGTCATCAGTTGGTTCCCTCTTCCGCCGCGAGCAGCGCGGCGACCTCGGTGTCGGAGAGCCCGTCGAGTTCGGCGGCGATCCGCTGTTCGATCTGGGCGGCCAGGTCCGCCACCACGGGGCTGGCGAACAGCGCCCGCATGGGCAGGTCGACGTCCACCTCGGCCCGGATCCGGGCCATCGCCCGCATGCCGCGCAACGAGTTGCCGCCAAGGGTGAAGAAGTCGTCCAGCGCGCCGACCTTCTCCACCTGGAGGATGTCGGCGTAGACCTCGGCGACCAGCGCCTCGGCCTCGGTGCGCGGGGCGACGTAGCTGTCCTCGGTGGGTTCGGTGGCCGCCGGGGCGGGCAGCGCGGCCCGGTCCAGCTTGCCGTTCGGGGTCAACGGCAACGCGTCCAGCCGCACCAGGGCGGCCGGCACCAGGTGCGACGGGAGTTCCCGGGCCAGCTCGGCCCGGACCGAGTCCTCGTGCGCCGGGCCGACCAGGTAGCCGACGAGCGTCGGTTCCCCACCGCCGTCGGTGCGGACCGCCGCGGCGGCGGCCCGCACGTCCGGGTGGGCCAGCAGCGCCGCCTCGACCTCGCCCAGCTCGATCCGCATGCCGCGCACCTTCACCTGGTCGTCGCGACGGCCCAGGTAGTCGAGCGTGCCGTCGCCACGCCGGCGGGCCAGGTCTCCGGTGGCGTACATCCGCGCGCCGGGCGGGCCGAACGGGCAGGGCAGGAACCGCTCGGCGGTCAGGCCGGGGCGGTCGTGGTAGCCGCGGGCGAGCTGGACGCCGGTGACGTACAGCTCGCCGACCACGCCCGGCGGCACCGGCTGGAGCGCGCCGTCGAGCAGCAGCGCGCGGGTGTTCCAGGTGGGGGTGCCGATCGGCACCGGGCCGGGGGCGACCGGCGCGCCCGGGGCGATCCGGGCCGCCACGCAGCCGACGGTCGCCTCGGTCGGGCCGTACTCGTTGACCACCGCGACCTCGGCGTGCGCGGCCCGCCAGCCGGCGAGCTGCTCCCCGCTCAGCGCCTCGCCGCCGATCACCAGGTCGGTGGTGGGCGACAGCTCGCCGTCGAGCAACGGCAGGTGGCTCGGGGTGACCTTGAGGAAGGACGGCCGTCCGCCGGCGCGCGCGGCCGGCGCGTCGATCGCGGCCAGTCGGACCGTGCCGCCGGCGGTGAGCGTGCCGAGCAGGCCGGTGACGGTGAGGTCGAACGAGACCGGCGAGTGCAGCAGCGCGACGCCGGCCAGCCCCGGATAGGTCGCCCGGGCCCAGGCCAGGTAGGCGGTCACCGCCCGGTGCTCGACCACCACGCCCTTGGGCCGGCCGGTGGAACCGGAGGTGTGCAGCACGTACGCCGGGTGTCCGGGACGCAGCGGCGCGACCCGGTCGGCGTCGGTGAGGTCGTGGCCGGGCTGGTCCGCGCCGACCTCCCCGTCGAGCACCAGCGTGTCGCCGGCGGCCGAAGCCGCGGTGTCGGGCGTGGTCACCACGAGCGCCGGCGTGGCGTCGGACAGCAGGTAGGCGATCCGACCGGCCGGATAGGCGGGGTCCACCGGCACGTACGCGGCGCCGGACTTCAGCACCGCGAGCATCGCCACCACCAGCTCGCAGGAGCGCGGCAGGACCAGCGCCACCCGGGTCTCCGGACCGGCGCCGCGGGCCACCAGCAGTCGGGCCAGCCGGTTCGCCGCGGTGTTCAGCTCGGCGTAGCTGAGCGTCTCCCCGTCGCAGACCAGCGCTGCGGCGTCCGGGGTGGCCGCGGCCTGCCGCTGCACCTCGTCGACAACGGTGGTCACCGGCACGTCGTGGGCGGTGTCGTCGCCGAGCACGACCGCCCGCTCGTCGTCGGTGAGCAGCGGCAGCGCGCCCACCGTGCGCTCCGGCTCGGCCACGGCGGCAGCGAGCAGCCGCACGTAGCGCCGCGCCACGGTCGCCGCGGCAGCCCGGTCGAACAGGGCGGTCCGGTAGACCAGCCGGGACTCGCCGGTGGTGATGTCGAAGGCCAGGTCGTCCTTGGTGGTGCCCAGCTCCACCGGATCGAGCCCGGAGTCCGGGATCCAGTTCAGGGCGGTCTGGAAGACCGGCTGCACGGACGGGTCGCGCTGCGGGTCGACCGCCTCGACGATCTTCTGGAACGGCGTCTGCCCGTGCTCCATGGCGTCGATGAGGCCGTTGCGCACCCGGCCGAGCAGGTCGGCGAAGGTCGGATCGCCGGAGACGTCGCAGCGCAGGGCCACCGGGTTGACGAACATGCCGATCAGCGGGGCCAGCTCGGGGTTGTCGCGGCCCGCGGTGGAGACGCCGACCACCACGTCGGTGTCGCCGGAGATCCGCGACAGCAGCGCCGCGAAGCCGGCCAGCAGCACCATGTACGGGGTGGCCTGCGCGCCGACCGCCAGCGCGCCGATCCGGTCGAGCAGCCCGTCGGGCAGCGTGAAGCGCACCTCGTCGCCGGCGAAGCCGAGCTGGGCCGGGCGGGGCCGGTCCAGCGGCAGGCCGGTGACCGCCGGCGCGCCGGACAGGTGCCCGGTCCAGAACGCGAGCTGCCGCGCCAGTTCGTCGCCGGTGAGCTGCTGGCGCTGCCAGACCGCGAAGTCGGCGTACTGGATCGGCAGCTCGGGCACGGTGGGCTCGGCGCCGGTGCGGGCGGCCTCGCAGACCGCGGCGAGTTCGGCGTGGAACAGCACCGCCGAGTGGCTGTCGAAGACGGCGTGGTGCGCCACGAACGCCAGGGCCCACGCGTCCTCGAGGCGGATCAGCCGGGCGCGCCACAGCGGCCCCGCGTCCAGCGGGATCGGGGTGCGGGCCAGCTCGCCGCGCAGCCGCTCGAACTCGGCCAGCCGTTCACCGGCCGGCAGGTGGCTCAGGTCGACCGTCGGCAGCGGCGTCGCCTCGTGGGCGCGCACCACCTGCACCAGCGCGCCGTCGTCCACCCGCAGGTGGGTACGGAGCGCCTCGTGCCGGGCCACGATCCGGTTGACCACGTCGCTCGCGGTCGCCGCGTCCACGCCGGCCGGGAAGGCCCACGGGACGGAGACGTTGAACACCGGCGAGCCCGCGTCGAGCTGATTGGCCATCCACACCCGTTCCTGGGCGTACGAGGCCGGGAAGGTCCACTCCCGCGTCATGAGATTCCCTCGCGCACCGAGCGGGGACGCATGTCGGTCCAGACCTCGTCCACGTGGGCCAGGCACTCCTCGCGGCTGCCGGCGAAGCCGGCGTCGTGCCAGCCGGCGGGCAGCTCCCGGTCGGCCGACCAGATCGAGTACTGCTCCTCGTCGTTGCGGACGACCAGGAATCGGGGTTCGGCCATGTCAGTTCGCTCCAGCGGTGTCGGGGGTGTACGCCTCGGCCATCGCCACGGCGATCTTGCGGGGACCGGTGAACGGCTCCCGGCCGTGCGCGGCCGTCATGTTGTCGACCACCAGCACGTCGTCGCGCTGGTAGTCGAAACGGACCGTGGCCGCCCGGTAGGCGGCGCGCAGGTGGTCCATGACGTCGGCGGGGATCTCGCCGCCGTCGCCGTAGTAGGTGTTCGACGGCAGCCCGTCGGCGCCGAACATGGCCAGCAGCCCCTCCTGGTA is part of the Micromonospora sp. WMMD980 genome and encodes:
- a CDS encoding MbtH family NRPS accessory protein translates to MAEPRFLVVRNDEEQYSIWSADRELPAGWHDAGFAGSREECLAHVDEVWTDMRPRSVREGIS
- a CDS encoding amino acid adenylation domain-containing protein, translating into MTREWTFPASYAQERVWMANQLDAGSPVFNVSVPWAFPAGVDAATASDVVNRIVARHEALRTHLRVDDGALVQVVRAHEATPLPTVDLSHLPAGERLAEFERLRGELARTPIPLDAGPLWRARLIRLEDAWALAFVAHHAVFDSHSAVLFHAELAAVCEAARTGAEPTVPELPIQYADFAVWQRQQLTGDELARQLAFWTGHLSGAPAVTGLPLDRPRPAQLGFAGDEVRFTLPDGLLDRIGALAVGAQATPYMVLLAGFAALLSRISGDTDVVVGVSTAGRDNPELAPLIGMFVNPVALRCDVSGDPTFADLLGRVRNGLIDAMEHGQTPFQKIVEAVDPQRDPSVQPVFQTALNWIPDSGLDPVELGTTKDDLAFDITTGESRLVYRTALFDRAAAATVARRYVRLLAAAVAEPERTVGALPLLTDDERAVVLGDDTAHDVPVTTVVDEVQRQAAATPDAAALVCDGETLSYAELNTAANRLARLLVARGAGPETRVALVLPRSCELVVAMLAVLKSGAAYVPVDPAYPAGRIAYLLSDATPALVVTTPDTAASAAGDTLVLDGEVGADQPGHDLTDADRVAPLRPGHPAYVLHTSGSTGRPKGVVVEHRAVTAYLAWARATYPGLAGVALLHSPVSFDLTVTGLLGTLTAGGTVRLAAIDAPAARAGGRPSFLKVTPSHLPLLDGELSPTTDLVIGGEALSGEQLAGWRAAHAEVAVVNEYGPTEATVGCVAARIAPGAPVAPGPVPIGTPTWNTRALLLDGALQPVPPGVVGELYVTGVQLARGYHDRPGLTAERFLPCPFGPPGARMYATGDLARRRGDGTLDYLGRRDDQVKVRGMRIELGEVEAALLAHPDVRAAAAAVRTDGGGEPTLVGYLVGPAHEDSVRAELARELPSHLVPAALVRLDALPLTPNGKLDRAALPAPAATEPTEDSYVAPRTEAEALVAEVYADILQVEKVGALDDFFTLGGNSLRGMRAMARIRAEVDVDLPMRALFASPVVADLAAQIEQRIAAELDGLSDTEVAALLAAEEGTN